The following are encoded in a window of Doryrhamphus excisus isolate RoL2022-K1 chromosome 16, RoL_Dexc_1.0, whole genome shotgun sequence genomic DNA:
- the LOC131104496 gene encoding neurocan core protein-like, with amino-acid sequence MSISALTNWSPPNLKAAGWFLCPPVITSKYPWQDAEPPVGPDAVPPTGRRWESTMPVKDHSIQPPGPQRTALWSALSYMDSYTESKFRSDIAQMAFNLSVFLLLCGTCVLLTGAFRPSEGKGKGKGKECRCPKGWTQYQDYCYIYQDYNRAFADAERVCQLFHGNLVSICDEVENAVILQLIRDHNDGNLTDTWIGLHDTLEEGDYLWTDGTFLRFDDFGVLPTPPEADGNDCVEIEDFDGRWDDDNCTDLNPYVCIRPVCINAN; translated from the exons ATGAGCATTTCTGCATTGACAAAC TGGTCGCCCCCCAACCTGAAGGCAGCGGGTTGGTTCCTCTGTCCTCCTGTGATCACGTCCAAGTATCCCTGGCAAGATGCTGAACccccagttggtcctgatgctgtgCCACCAACAGGTAGAAGGTGGGAAAGCACGATGCCAGTGAAAGACCATTCAATTCAACCTCCAGGCCCACAAAGGACCGCACTCTGGTCAGCCCTGTCCTACATGGACTCCTACACCGAAAGCAAG TTTCGGTCTGACATTGCACAGATGGCATTCAATCTCAGCGTGTTCCTCCTCCTTTGTGGGACCTGTGTCCTGTTGACTGGAGCT TTTCGCCCTTCAGAAGGCAAAGGCAAAGGCAAAGGCAAAG AGTGCAGATGCCCCAAGGGCTGGACTCAGTACCAAGACTACTGTTACATCTACCAGGATTATAACAGGGCTTTTGCAGATGCAGAG AGGGTCTGCCAGCTGTTTCATGGCAATTTGGTGTCCATCTGCGACGAGGTGGAAAATGCAGTCATTCTTCAGCTGATTCGGGATCACAATGATGGCAACCTCACAGACACCTGGATAGGACTCCACGATACTCTTGAG GAAGGAGACTATCTTTGGACTGATGGGACTTTTTTAAGGTTTGATGACTTCGGGGTCCTTCCCACCCCACCTGAGGCCGACGGCAACGACTGTGTGGAGATTGAGGACTTTG ATGGAAGATGGGATGACGATAACTGCACCGACTTGAATCCATATGTTTGCATCAGACCTGTGTGCATCAACGCTAACTAA
- the LOC131104497 gene encoding alpha-N-acetylgalactosamine-specific lectin-like, translating to MAFNLSVFLLLCGTCVLLTGACGVSQSKGKGKGKDCGCPKGWTQYQVYCYKYFDFNRTFADAERVCQLFHGNLVSICDEVENEIVLQLIRDHNDGSVVDTWIGLHDTIEEGNYMWVDGTDFVFNNFGTFPTPPEADDEDCVEIEEDDSLWDDDECTDKNPYVCIRPVCIDTD from the exons ATGGCGTTCAATCTCAGCGTGTTCCTCCTCCTTTGTGGGACCTGTGTCCTGTTGACTGGAGCT TGTGGCGTGTCACAAAGCAAAGGCAAAGGCAAAGGCAAAG ATTGCGGCTGTCCCAAGGGCTGGACTCAGTACCAAGTCTACTGTTACAAGTACTTCGATTTTAACAGGACCTTTGCAGATGCAGAG AGGGTCTGCCAGCTCTTCCACGGTAATCTGGTGTCCATCTGCGACGAGGTGGAGAATGAAATCGTCCTTCAACTGATTCGGGATCACAATGATGGTAGCGTCGTAGACACCTGGATAGGACTCCACGATACCATTGAG GAAGGAAACTATATGTGGGTTGATGGCACCGATTTTGTGTTTAATAACTTTGGGACCTTTCCCACCCCCCCTGAAGCTGATGATGAAGACTGTGTGGAGATTGAGGAAGATG ACTCACTGTGGGATGACGACGAATGCACTGACAAGAATCCGTATGTTTGCATCAGACCTGTGTGCATTGACACGGATTAG
- the si:ch211-193k19.2 gene encoding uncharacterized protein si:ch211-193k19.2 has product MTCPPVLRIIFGDDSDSRKLPLVSGLPATVEELQTTMKTFFQLAEDFRLQYMDSDFNAFMNLTDMSDVQDKGTVKVICTTTMLPEEPTIMLYPVDPGQLNPHPTSPPETSPDSLLPQTTSSLASSSSDDTVHTSTPHSSPQVQLSKCSCWPKIFVVPKFSYEAELELQLKNNEFERDGVYFNPGPKLKGQILDGLAQEIMKYTKYPKDYQCEEVAEALTRAHPCLGQLGNRTGFWGWKQSLKYKLQNYRTKLGRLGDPEIRVNSLKHKRKGQGKAAASIKKPRKAEVHYIPLHPTGETAESLEEERISILSEMKKRFNEVVIKTKMENTFSHRRLEIVDERPRIEDFKDRWPALFQESGVNDEFMRITTKPLLSKFFAQLDHFTLKLNSLFKSKGGAKGQKMKNILAVYDECDEIDAKRECVLKSLIIYLNEDPASLVKEYLATAIEDAENDLATTVMCIFVVRGGECDFPDNIWVVIEGVKVLSNVRSVIMAFALLFGLIYALDLSYPDNLKYTFEFVQKILMNMDGHKLNVKIQQLKMKMFI; this is encoded by the exons ATGACATGTCCTCCTGTTTTGCGAATCATCTTCGGTGATGACTCCGACTCAAGAAAGCTACCCCTGGTGTCTGGACTTCCAGCAACTGTGGAAGAGCTCCAAACAACGATGAAGACATTTTTTCAGCTGGCAGAAGATTTCCGCCTCCAATATATGGATTCTGACTTCAATGCTTTTATGAACCTAACAGATATGTCAGATGTTCAAGACAAAGGCACAGTGAAGGTAATATGCACGACAACCATGCTGCCTGAAGAACCTACCATTATGCTGTACCCAGTGGACCCAGGGCAGTTGAATCCACACCCAACCTCACCTCCTGAAACATCTCCCGACTCCCTCCTACCCCAAACCACTTCATCATTGGCTTCATCCAGCAGTGATGACACAGTCCACACATCAACACCACATTCATCACCTCAAGTACAGCTCTCCAAGTGCTCCTGCTGGCCTAAGATTTTTGTGGTCCCAAAGTTTTCATATGAGGCTGAGTTGGAGTTGCAGTTGAAAAATAATGAGTTTGAGAGAGATGGCGTATATTTCAACCCAGGACCAAAACTGAAAGGACAAATTCTTGATGGACTGGCtcaagaaataatgaaatacacaaaGTATCCAAAAGATTATCAGTGTGAAGAGGTGGCTGAAGCCTTAACTAGAGCCCATCCTTGTCTGGGGCAGTTGGGGAACAGGACAGGATTTTGGGGTTGGAAACAGTCCCTGAAATACAAGCTGCAGAACTATCGGACAAAACTGGGGCGGCTAGGTGATCCTGAAATTCGTGTGAACTCCTtaaaacacaagaggaagggaCAAGGAAAAGCAGCAGCCAGTATAAAGAAGCCAAGGAAGGCAGAAGTTCACTACATTCCTTTGCACCCAACAGGCGAGACTGCAGAAAGTCTGGAGGAGGAGCGAATCAGTATACTATCAGAAATGAAGAAACGCTTCAATGAGGTGGTGATaaagacaaaaatggaaaatacttTTTCCCACAGACGACTGGAAATCGTGGATGAGAGACCAAGGATCGAAGACTTCAAAGACCGATGGCCAGCCTTGTTTCAGGAGAGTGGT gtgaATGATGAGTTCATGAGAATCACCACAAAACCACTACTGTCAAAGTTTTTTGCCCAGCTTGACCACTTTACTCTAAAGCTCAACTCCCTTTTCAAGTCCAAAGGAGGAGCGAAGGGACAGAAGATGAAGAATATCCTGGCAGTCTATGATGAG TGTGATGAAATAGATGCGAAGAGGGAGTGTGTGCTGAAGAGCCTGATTATCTACCTCAACGAGGATCCAGCTTCCCTTGTCAAGGAGTACCTG GCAACTGCTATTGAGGATGCAGAAAATGATCTTGCAACAACTGTTATGTGCATTTTCGTTGTCAGAGGTGGTGAGTGTGACTTTCCTGATAACATATGGGTTGTCATTGAAGGAGTTAAAGTCCTCTCCAATGTCAGAAGTGTCATTATGGCTTTTGCCTTGCTCTTTGGGCTTATCTATGCCTTGGATCTCAGCTATCCAGACAACCTAAAATACACATTTGAGTTTGTCCAGAAGATTCTAATGAATATGGATGGACACAAACTCAATGTGAAAATACAACAGTTGAAAATGAAGATGTTCATCTAA